CGGGTGATATCCTTTGTGCTTCAAGCCATGCTAGTGCAGGTTCGAAGACACGAGGATCGGGTTTGTGATGAGATGTGTCATCAGCTGTTTGTGTGTAATCTAATACATCTTGAGGTATAGCGTGTGTAGTTAAGTCGTGTTCAAAGCTAAATCGGCTTGTAGCGGTAATGATACCCACAAGCTTACCAGTAGCTTTTAAGTGTTGCAGGGTGGGGATGGAGGCGGTAAATAGTTCTTTGGGGAAATTCTGATGACAAGCAGTGTTATTTGCCATAGCTTGATCAACATCATCAGTCCCGTAGAGCAAACAGACTAATTCTTGCAAGGGCTTACCCCAGTGCAACTCAATCTCATCATCTGTAAGCCCTTTACCGTAATATTTTCGCGCTACGTGTTTGTGTTGTGCCCACTTAGCACTAATAGTCCCGACTAGTGTGTCATCGTGGTCGAAAAGAACTGCTTTTATGTTATCGCTAATATACTGGCTCATATAGAGCATTATCTCTTACCTCCTGTCAACATACAAGCAGTAGCAAAATAACATGGCTCTTGTCTAGCAAAACTAGCTCCTGGCAATTATGGGGGCAGGTTCAGCAATCGAAAAAGACCGAGTTGCAAGGATTTTGTTCTTGAACCCAAGCCTAGACAACGAAAAAGGCTCTCCATAATCTGGAAAGAGCCTTTTTTCGAGCTTAGTAAAAGCTATTGAAATGTCGTTTGGTGCGGATGAAAGCGATTACTTTTGAACTCATCTATAAGATAGCACAGTGGCTATTTGAAAAACAAAATCAGACCGTATTTAGACTTCCTCAAATAACTACGGCGCAGAGGTCACAACAGCTGTTAGAAGCAAACTATGCCTACTAATGTTATTATTTAACCGAAGAGTTTTGAATCTAGTAGTGAAAACAGGTGGCATACCCTACATTATTGTTGTATAATATATCTCAATGAACAGATTATTTCTAGCTACTAGCTTCTCAGGCCATGTTAACTACGAAACAGGCGAGGTTAACCCAGACTACCGTGAAAAGGTAGAGACTATAATTGACACTTTACGCACCTTTGGTGGTTATACGGTATTCTGTGCTGTTGAGCACGAAAACTGGATCATCGCTAGTGATGTACCTCCTGAAGTAGGGGTAGAAAAGGACTTAGCCGAAATAGATGAGTCTGACGTAGTGCTTGCACTATTGCCCACAGGCTTAATCTCCGCTGGTCTGCAATATGAAGTCGGTTATGCTGAAGCCAAAGGTAAGCAAGTGGTTCTTGCTACTGAAACAGGTTCTGAATTAGCTTACTTCAATCAAGGTGCTGTAAATCTTGGCCGTGTTGCATACGTTGAGTACGAAAGCCCTGAGAACCTTGTCACAAATGTACAGCAAGTTCTAGCTTAGCAATACGTCACACAACATAGATTCTACGTCATGAACCAACAGGGGTAGAGGTGATTTTTTTACGACACAAGGGCTTGTCAAGTGCCTGTGTTGTTTTCGCCCACCCCCTAAACTTAATCCTGAACTGCGAAAACTAGACTATGCATTGGTCTGCTTTTGCCAAAGTGAGTAGTAGCGACCTTTTAGTCTCAATAGTTGTTGGTGGTTACCGTCTTCAATAACCTTGCCTTCGTGCATAACAATAATCCTATCGAGACCTGAAACCGTGCTCAGTCGATGGGCGACAATAATGGCGGTTTGCTTACCTAATATCTCAGGAAGTGCCTTTTGTATGATTTGTTCGCTCTCACTGTCAAGTGCACTCGTTGCTTCGTCAAGAAGTATAATTGGTGCCTTTTTAAGGATAGCTCGTGCAATCGCAACTCTCTGTTTTTGACCACCACTTAACTTAACGCCTCGTTCTCCAACCATAGTGTCATAACCATCTGGTAATTTTTGGATAAACTCGTGTGCGTGAGCGGCTTTCGAAGCTGCTATTATTTCTTCTTCGCTTATGTCGTCATTATAGTAAGCGATATTCTCTTTGATTGTTCTATGAAAGAGCAACGGCTCTTGTGGCACATATGCAATCTTGCGTCTTAGTTCAGCCTGTTTTACGTCCCGTATATCAGTGCCGTCAATGCTGATTATCCCTCTTTGTACCTCGTCAAAACGGAGAAGAAGGTTGGCTAAAGTACTCTTACCAGCTCCGCTTAAACCGACTACACCCACTTGTTCACCACCCACTATGTGTATGTCAAGATTGTTAAAAACGGATATGCTAGTGCCATTATTAGAGTGTGACGGGTAGCTAAAGCCAACCTTGGAGATATCTACAGCAGCTTTTGTGATATTGAGCTTTTTGGGCTTTTCTGGGTCTTGTATCTTTTCATAATCACTGCCAAGATAATCTAATGTTGGATATAGCTTTGTTACCAAATCGTCGTGATTTGCAACTAAATCAGGTAGCGCGGCGACATTTCTGATAATCTGGAGCATATAGGTTAGGGTCAGTACGATAAGTCCAAGTGAGGCGGGATCGCTAGGATTGGCACCAACGATAATCAGGTAAACCGCCACAGATACACCTACTGCCGTTATGATGTTTCTTGGTAAATCGAGTAGTGCAGCTGTTTTGCG
This is a stretch of genomic DNA from Candidatus Saccharibacteria bacterium. It encodes these proteins:
- a CDS encoding ATP-binding cassette domain-containing protein, which encodes MAVYLIIVGANPSDPASLGLIVLTLTYMLQIIRNVAALPDLVANHDDLVTKLYPTLDYLGSDYEKIQDPEKPKKLNITKAAVDISKVGFSYPSHSNNGTSISVFNNLDIHIVGGEQVGVVGLSGAGKSTLANLLLRFDEVQRGIISIDGTDIRDVKQAELRRKIAYVPQEPLLFHRTIKENIAYYNDDISEEEIIAASKAAHAHEFIQKLPDGYDTMVGERGVKLSGGQKQRVAIARAILKKAPIILLDEATSALDSESEQIIQKALPEILGKQTAIIVAHRLSTVSGLDRIIVMHEGKVIEDGNHQQLLRLKGRYYSLWQKQTNA
- a CDS encoding HAD hydrolase-like protein is translated as MLYMSQYISDNIKAVLFDHDDTLVGTISAKWAQHKHVARKYYGKGLTDDEIELHWGKPLQELVCLLYGTDDVDQAMANNTACHQNFPKELFTASIPTLQHLKATGKLVGIITATSRFSFEHDLTTHAIPQDVLDYTQTADDTSHHKPDPRVFEPALAWLEAQRISPEEVFYIGDGLHDMKAALGAGFNFLGVETGLVTAEQFTENNAISIPTIADLTNRC
- a CDS encoding nucleoside 2-deoxyribosyltransferase; amino-acid sequence: MNRLFLATSFSGHVNYETGEVNPDYREKVETIIDTLRTFGGYTVFCAVEHENWIIASDVPPEVGVEKDLAEIDESDVVLALLPTGLISAGLQYEVGYAEAKGKQVVLATETGSELAYFNQGAVNLGRVAYVEYESPENLVTNVQQVLA